tatgtatgtatatatattatgtttaatgtaaagtatatatattgaaatactaTGAATTATAaggtatatatgaatattaacattttacttaattttatatgcccaatatagaatttatattcatttcattaatatttttctcaattattgtgcattcaaaaatgtaaatataataaaaatataaaatataaatgataagttgaatgattgtatacaattaagttacatgtttcacgtgtttattatACTAAACGATACTTGTAAAAACCTTTTTTATattcctaaatttaaaaaaatcaatcatcacaatttttttatagatttataatttttttttaagaccCGAATTAGACCCggacccgaaccgaaacccgaaaaaacccgatggatcggatctggatcttcattttccagacccggacccggacccgaaccgacccgaaatataatggatcgggtctggatctcaagaaacccgacccgacccgacccgttgccatccctacatGTAAATCCAAAAATGACGTGGCAGCGTAGAAAAAGAAACCCAGCATATAACCGATTCCACATACAGTAGTATCTTCTCACCTGCTTATACactctctccgtctctctctctctctccctctctctgtctctccgCATAGCTTTCATCTCTTATCGTTGTTATACATACGGAGAAAGTAGGTATAAGATGGCTCTGATTCAATCATTTCCTCAATTGCGCTCATCTCCATTCAATTCGCTGCCGCCGCCTTCTTTTCCGACTCGATTCGCCGTTTTCCGCTGCTCTATCGCTTCTCCGTCCGCCGTCGTTAATGTCAGCTCCGAAGATATCGCGACGAAGAGGAACAATATACGTCTAGGCTTGCCTAGTAAAGGGAGAATGGCTACTGATACTCTCGAGCTTCTCAAAGTACCTACCCACTTTCATTTCACTTTGACttatattattcatttataaTCATTTGTATTATTAATCTGTATTATTTTGTTTGTTGTGTGGGGATTTAGGATTGTCAATTATCAGTGAAACAGGTTAATCCTCGCCAGTATGTTGCCGAAATTCCGCAGGTCTGTGCtcctaaaattttgatatagtcCAACACATTTGTTATTTGGACTGTTATTATTGAACTTTCTTAAATGCTTTTAATGATTTGTTTGGGTTTGACTTACTTGGTTTGTGCGCTTCTTGTTTTATTCATAAAATCTCGTTTTAACATGAGCTAACTTTGCGATTTATTGGATGATTTTGAATGAGGTGGAATTAGGATGAGGATATGTGATGGGAAATAGAGGTGGAAGAGATGGATAACTGAGAGGAGAATACATTTATTAGTGCAAAATGTGATTTGTGAAGAATGAGTAGGCACAGGATAAAGGAACTCGTATGTATTTGTAAATATGTGGTGTTAATATCTAGTTTAATCTGTGGAATGGAATCGAGGATACAATGAGTGTCATGCATAACAAAGGTTTGTGGATGTGCATGATTTATATAACTAGCAAACTCTTACCTGCATTCGAAGGAGATGACAGTTTTGCTTATTGTTTGTTGTAGTAGAGTCCATGCTTTTGAAATCTTTTAGTTTTTCATTTTGATGTTTCATGTTATGTACTGTAGTCGCGTCCATCTTCACAGTTACTCATCTTTCTTTGCAAAAATCATAGACTCgtatttatcataaaaaattaagatctTAAACTCATATTTATCATACGATTTACAACTGCAAATGTCTGTTTTATACCTGGTGTAATTGTGAACTATGTTTCTTTACTTTGTTTAACACTTTGCATGACTTTACTTTCTTTTGCAGATTGAAAACTTGGAAGTCTGGTTTCAACGACCAAAAGATGTTGTTCGTAAATTGGTGTCAGGAGATTTGGACATTGGTATAGTGGGTCTTGATACTGTTAGCGAATTTGGACAGGTATGAACTAAGCTGTGCTGTAATGTAATTCTTGATCTTGAGGAAAATTTGTTTTGGTCATGTGGACAGTGGAATAAAATGTGAGAAACAATGTTTTGTATGCAATGGCGCAGCCACAGTAGGAATAGGACCACTGTGGGAGGGAGCTGTCACTAGTTTTCGAAATTTAGTACTaaacttttaattatataagCTACTGTATAATTTATGTATCTGTCTATGTTACATCGTAAGAAAATATCATGAGGAGGCTTGATTTAAGTTCAATGTAAAAATTGTAACGTGTCTCTGTTATGTCATATTTCATGTGATAAGATTAAATTCTGTTATGGTAATTTAACTTCAAATTATGTTAAACTTTATATCTTTTCCTTCAATGATTCAAAATTTggtaatacttttttttttcttactgGATGTTGGCATGTGTAAATCAGGTTAATATCCCAAACAGTTTTTAGAATAGAACACCCACCCTTTCCCAGGGGAACACAGTATCCGATGTAGAGACTTTATACAAAATTACTTGTCCAAACATAAGGGAACAGCGTATTGCGCTGCTAATTTGGATTTCTCTTACGTTAATGCtggtatatatttaaaaattatcctTTAACATGTATGATTGCCAGACAAATTTGTGTTCTGGTGCAGTGGCATGTACACTCCTCTAGGGATCAACATTTATGAAGGGAACCAGAAAGTGATTCTTTGTGGAGCTATGCTTAAATTTTCACCTTCATGTTTCATAATGCAGTCTATAAGGAGTTTTTTACTGATAACATGACTTGCACATATCTGCCCCTCTtctgctttcaatttattaacaGTGGGTGGTTTGGAGCTTCCTTTTGCTTGTACTCACTTTAGGCAATCATATAGTTAGCTTGATTCCTATCTTTTGTTTAGGTAAACATGCGATGTGTCAACATAAaggcttttttttttatttgactatTTAAATTGCATTTGGCAGGGAAATGAAGATCTTATTATTGTTCATGAAGCACTTGGATACGGAGATTGTCATTTGTCACTAGCAGTATGTCCTTCTTTCTAACTTTTGCTTACTAATTGGAGTGCTCTGATTATCATATTCtgttattatatttgtaaattcaTTACTTGTAAATCATGTGTCAGATACCCCAATATgggatttttgaaaatattaattcaCTGAGGGATCTAGCACAGATGCCGCTTTGGACTGCTGACAGACCCCTACGAGTTGCAACTGGCTTCACTTATGTATGACCCCACATTATTTTCCTTAAAGCACActtgtaaaaataatttattcaacaGTTTATTATGGTTGTAGAGACACTCTTAAGTGGAATTGTGTTATAACTTTGTTCTTTAACAGCTGGGTCCAAAattcatgaaagaaaatggactgTGTCACGTTACATTTTCAACTGCTGATGGAGCTTTGGAGGCAGCTCCTGCGGTAAGAATAAACTCTTTAATGTTGGGATCATTATTCCATCCCTCACCTAATGTATCTATTAAGCACATTATCATAGGTTTTAGGTGAGTGCTGTAGTGGTAGACTTGTGATGAAGGGGACAAAACCCAACTGTGGTGAGATAAAAAGTGTGAAACAAGAAGTCAAATTAAGCTTTCCAGAATTTTcttatccccccccccccccccccccccccccccccccccccccccccccccccccccggtgTTCAGTTCTCAATACTCTGGGTTAGTGATTACATAAAGTGGAAAAATGAAAAACTTATCTGAGTCTCTCTCGTTTAATTTCTCAATACTTTTGTGGGGTTATTAATTACATAAAGTGGAAAAACTTATCTGAGTCTCCTGTAGTCTAGCTTCAGCTAGGGGCCTAAACCTTGTTTTATGAAAAATTCCTTTTTCTAATAtttccttcttttttctttcaatAATCTTATACTTTAATCTGCTTCAGTTAAAATGGTAAAAATCAATCCAAGTTCAGTCTGTCAATTCATTCACTTTTTATGCAAAAAATCAGGTGAATAAGAATTGCACTAATGGTCCACGCCCTACAGCATTATGTGCCAAAAACCAAGGACAACTAATAGCACAGTAACAACAATAATATTACCACTTTAGTTTACTATAAGAATTATGAACAAGGACCCTACAGAACTTGGCTAAACCTCAAGGATTAGTAAAAATTGTCTGGGTCAGTTAATAATTTTCATCCTGGATATTTGGAATGGATTTGCCAGCTTCTCAATCAAATTGCAATACATATACTATAATTGAATCTATAACTCTTATGATATATTCTGTAATTTTTTGCGaagattttaagaattttagaTTTACCCAAGTTCAGTAGAGCCACCTTTATTGATTCTTTTCCAATTATTTAGAGGGCTGGTCCAAATTTGTTTGTTATTAAATTTCAGGCATGTTTCTGGTTAGTAAATTGTAAGATATATGATGAAgtttttttctgattttttacaACTTAGATGGGTACAGCTGATGCAATTGTAGACCTTGTTAGTAGCGGAACTACTTTGAGAGAGAACAATTTGAAAGAAATTGAAGGCGGAGTTGTTTTAGAAAGTCAGGTGGATTCTATAGTTCATGAAACTTCAACATCTTTTCAATTGTTATTAGAAGTATTTAGAGCAAGTTCGGTACAGCTTATTGTTTTCGACATTGGATATACATATTTCAGGCTGTTCTTGTTGCCAGTAAGAAGTCTT
This genomic window from Daucus carota subsp. sativus chromosome 7, DH1 v3.0, whole genome shotgun sequence contains:
- the LOC108196870 gene encoding ATP phosphoribosyltransferase 2, chloroplastic, with protein sequence MALIQSFPQLRSSPFNSLPPPSFPTRFAVFRCSIASPSAVVNVSSEDIATKRNNIRLGLPSKGRMATDTLELLKDCQLSVKQVNPRQYVAEIPQIENLEVWFQRPKDVVRKLVSGDLDIGIVGLDTVSEFGQGNEDLIIVHEALGYGDCHLSLAIPQYGIFENINSLRDLAQMPLWTADRPLRVATGFTYLGPKFMKENGLCHVTFSTADGALEAAPAMGTADAIVDLVSSGTTLRENNLKEIEGGVVLESQAVLVASKKSLIQRQGVLDTIHEILERFEAHLRAAGQFTVVANMRGSSAEEVAERVLSQPSLSGLQGPTVSPVFCKRDGKTTAEYYAIVICVPKKSLYKSVQQLRAIGGSGVLVSPLTYIFDEETPRWRELLLKLGL